The following are encoded together in the Phocoena sinus isolate mPhoSin1 chromosome 11, mPhoSin1.pri, whole genome shotgun sequence genome:
- the CTNNB1 gene encoding LOW QUALITY PROTEIN: catenin beta-1 (The sequence of the model RefSeq protein was modified relative to this genomic sequence to represent the inferred CDS: inserted 2 bases in 2 codons; deleted 1 base in 1 codon), whose amino-acid sequence MATQADLMELDMAMEPDRKAAVSHWQQQSYLDSGIHSGATTTAPSLSGKGNPEEEDVDTTQVLYEWEQGFSQSFTQEQVADIDGQYAMTRAQRVRAAMFPETLDEGMQIPSTQFDAXHPTMSSVLAEPSQMLKHAVVNLINYQDDAELXTRAIPELTKLLNDEDQVSSDKAAVMVHQLSKKEASRHAIMRSPQMVSAIVRTMQNTNDVETARCTAGTLHNLSHHREGLLAIFKSGGIPALVKMLGSPVDSVLFYAITTLHNLLLHQEGAKMAVRLAGGLQKMVALLNKTNVKFLAITTDCLQILAYGNQESKLIILASGGPQALVNIMRTYTYEKLLWTTSRVLKVLSVCSSNKPAIVEAGGMQALGLHLTDPSQRLVQNCLWTLRNLSDAATKQEGMEGLLGTLVQLLGSDDINVVTCAAGILSNLTCNNYKNKMMVCQVGGIEALVRTVLRAGDREDITEPAICALRHLTSRHQEAEMAQNAVRLHYGLPVVVKLLHPPSHWPLIKATVGLIRNLALCPANHAPLREQGAIPRLVQLLVRAHQDTQRRTSMGGTQQQFVEGVRMEEIVEGCTGALHILARDVHNRIVVRGLNTIPLFVQLLYSPIENIQRVAAGVLCELAQDKEAAEAIEAEGATAPLTELLHSRNEGVATYAAAVLFRMSEDKPQDYKKRLSVELTSSLFRTEPMAWNETADLGLDIGAQGEPLGYRQDDPSYRSFHSGGYGQDALGMDPMMEHEMGGHHPGADYPVDGLPDLGHAQDLMDGLPPGDSNQLAWFDTDL is encoded by the exons ATGGCTACCCAAG CTGACTTGATGGAGCTGGACATGGCCATGGAGCCAGACAGAAAAGCAGCTGTTAGTCACTGGCAGCAACAATCTTACCTGGACTCTGGAATCCATTCTGGTGCCACTACCACAGCTCCTTCTCTGAGTGGTAAAGGCAATCCTGAGGAAGAGGATGTGGATACCACCCAAGTCCTGTATGAGTGGGAGCAGGGATTTTCTCAGTCCTTCACTCAAGAACAAGTAGCTG ATATCGATGGACAGTATGCAATGACTCGAGCTCAGAGGGTACGAGCTGCTATGTTCCCTGAGACGTTAGATGAGGGCATGCAGATCCCATCTACACAGTTTGATG GCCATCCCACTATGTCCAGCGTGCTGGCTGAACCATCACAGATGCTGAAACATGCAGTTGTAAATTTGATTAACTATCAAGATGATGCAGAAC GCACACGTGCAATCCCTGAATTGACAAAACTGCTAAACGATGAAGACCAAGTAAGTAGTGACA AAGCTGCAGTTATGGTCCATCAGCTTTCTAAAAAGGAAGCTTCCAGACACGCCATCATG CGTTCTCCGCAGATGGTGTCTGCTATTGTACGCACCATGCAGAATACAAATGATGTGGAAACGGCTCGCTGTACTGCTGGGACCTTACACAATCTTTCCCATCATCGTGAGGGCTTGCTGGCCATCTTTAAGTCTGGGGGCATTCCTGCCCTGGTGAAGATGCTTGG ttCACCAGTGGATTCTGTATTGTTTTATGCCATTACAACTCTCCACAACCTTTTATTGCATCAGGAAGGAGCTAAAATGGCAGTGCGTTTAGCTGGCGGGCTGCAGAAAATGGTTGCCTTGCTcaacaaaacaaatgttaaattCTTGGCTATTACAACAGACTGCCTTCAGATTTTAGCTTATGGCAATCAAGAAAGCAAG CTGATCATTTTGGCTAGTGGTGGACCTCAAGCTTTAGTGAATATAATGAGGACCTACACCTATGAGAAACTACTGTGGACCACAAGCAGAGTACTGAAGGTGCTGTCTGTCTGCTCTAGTAATAAGCCGGCTATTGTAGAAGCTG gTGGAATGCAAGCTTTAGGACTTCACCTGACAGATCCAAGTCAACGTCTTGTTCAGAATTGTCTTTGGACTCTGAGGAATCTTTCAGATGCTGCAACTAAACAG GAAGGGATGGAAGGTCTTCTTGGGACCCTTGTTCAGCTTCTGGGCTCAGATGATATAAATGTGGTCACCTGCGCAGCTGGAATTCTTTCTAATCTCACTTGCAATAATTACAAGAACAAGATGATGGTGTGCCAAGTGGGTGGTATAGAGGCTCTTGTGCGTACTGTCCTTCGTGCCGGTGACAGGGAGGATATCACTGAGCCTGCCATCTGTGCTCTTCGTCATCTGACCAGCCGACACCAGGAAGCTGAGATGGCCCAGAATGCTGTTCGCCTTCACTATGGACTGCCAGTTGTGGTTAAACTCCTACATCCACCATCCCATTGGCCTCTGATCAAG GCTACCGTTGGATTGATTCGAAATCTTGCCCTTTGTCCCGCAAATCACGCACCTTTGCGTGAGCAGGGTGCCATTCCACGACTAGTTCAGTTGCTGGTTCGTGCACATCAGGATACCCAGCGCCGTACATCTATGGGTGGAACACAGCAGCAGTTTGTG GAGGGGGTCCGCATGGAAGAAATAGTTGAAGGTTGTACTGGAGCCCTTCACATCCTAGCTCGGGATGTTCACAACCGAATTGTTGTCAGAGGCCTAAATACCATTCCGTTGTTTGTGCAG CTGCTTTATTCTCCCATTGAAAATATCCAAAGAGTAGCTGCAGGGGTCCTCTGTGAACTTGCTCAGGACAAGGAGGCTGCAGAAGCTATTGAAGCTGAGGGAGCCACAGCTCCTCTGACAGAATTACTTCATTCTAGGAATGAAGGTGTGG CAACATATGCAGCTGCTGTTTTGTTCCGAATGTCTGAGGACAAGCCACAGGATTATAAGAAACGGCTTTCAGTTGAGCTGACCAGTTCTCTCTTCAGAACGGAGCCAATGGCTTGGAATGAG ACTGCTGATCTTGGACTTGATATCGGTGCCCAGGGAGAACCCCTTGGATATCGCCAGGATG ATCCCAGCTACCGTTCTTTTCACTCTGGTGGATACGGCCAGGATGCCTTGGGTATGGACCCCATGATGGAGCATGAGATGGGCGGCCACCACCCTGGTGCTGACTATCCAGTTGATGGGCTGCCAGATCTGGGGCATGCCCAGGACCTCATGGATGGGCTGCCTCCAGGTGACAGCAATCAGCTGGCCTGGTTTGATACTGACCTGTAA